Proteins from a single region of Aureibacter tunicatorum:
- the accB gene encoding acetyl-CoA carboxylase biotin carboxyl carrier protein yields the protein MKPSEIKNLIDFISKSGLNEVNIETEQFKLSVKREADAPKVIEQIVSAPVAAAPQAAVAAPATAPAPAAAQPAATPAAEAAPAASNEDKYITINSTMIGTFYKSPSPDAAAFLKVGDTVSPGKTICIIEAMKLFNEIESEVSGKVVEILVEDATPVEFGTPLYRIDPS from the coding sequence ATGAAACCAAGCGAAATAAAAAACCTAATTGATTTCATATCAAAATCAGGACTTAACGAAGTAAACATAGAGACTGAGCAGTTCAAGCTTTCAGTGAAAAGAGAAGCTGACGCTCCAAAGGTTATCGAGCAAATCGTATCAGCGCCTGTAGCAGCGGCCCCTCAAGCAGCTGTGGCAGCACCTGCAACAGCTCCTGCTCCTGCGGCAGCTCAACCGGCAGCAACTCCTGCGGCTGAAGCGGCTCCTGCAGCGTCAAATGAAGACAAGTACATAACTATCAACTCGACTATGATAGGTACTTTCTACAAATCACCTAGCCCTGACGCTGCTGCATTCTTGAAAGTTGGAGATACTGTAAGTCCAGGAAAAACAATTTGCATCATTGAAGCAATGAAGTTATTCAATGAAATCGAATCTGAAGTTTCAGGAAAAGTTGTAGAAATTCTTGTAGAGGACGCTACTCCTGTAGAGTTTGGAACGCCTCTTTACAGAATCGACCCTTCGTAA
- a CDS encoding Tex family protein, which produces MHINSDQHFSKIAQELSVRESQVRATVEMLDEGATVPFISRYRKEKTGSLDEVAVAAIRDRIHQLRELDKRKESILKSLTDMEKLTDELEAKVLAAETMTELEDIYLPYKPKRRTRATIAREKGLEPLANKIFEEEVIDLKSLASDFIDSEKGVESIDEALSGARDIIAEWINEDQETRSQVREIFNESGHFKARVIPGKEEEGQKYKDYFEWDEPINTAPSHRVLALRRAEKEMIIFLDSSPDDELAIHSLESKYVKAQNEVEDQVALAVKDSYKRLLKPSMETEVRMTSKKKADEEAIRVFAENLKQLLLAPPLGERNVLAIDPGFRTGCKVVVLNSQGKLLKNTTVFPTGSAHQKVVAENELKQLCSQYDVNAVAIGNGTASRETEAFVKSLGLPKHVLVVMVNESGASIYSASDVAREEFPDYDVTVRGAVSIGRRLQDPLAELVKIDPKSIGVGQYQHDVDQGMLKEGLDDVVVSCVNGVGVELNSASKELLTYVSGLGPQLAKNIVAYRDENGPFASRKDLMKVPRLGAKAYEQAAGFLRIRNARNPLDASAVHPERYSLVEKMAKDRNCSIKDLMGDVGVRNQISLKDYVNGEVGLPTLQDIMDELSKPGRDPREKFEAFSFEEGINEIEDLKIGMKLPGIVTNITNFGCFVDVGVHQDGLVHVSHLADKFVSNPAEIVSVQQKVTVTVTEVDVPRRRIALSMKSNPFGEDRKAKANKPKKKTTNRDNRREEDAGGDLQQKLSQLKGKFKM; this is translated from the coding sequence ATGCACATTAACAGTGATCAACATTTTTCAAAAATAGCTCAGGAGCTTTCTGTAAGAGAATCTCAAGTAAGAGCTACTGTCGAAATGCTTGACGAGGGTGCTACAGTGCCATTTATTTCAAGGTATAGAAAAGAAAAAACGGGTAGTCTTGACGAAGTCGCAGTGGCTGCTATTAGAGATAGAATTCATCAGTTGCGAGAGCTGGACAAGCGCAAAGAAAGCATATTGAAATCTTTGACGGATATGGAAAAGCTTACAGATGAGCTTGAGGCGAAGGTTTTGGCTGCTGAAACAATGACTGAACTTGAGGATATATATCTGCCATACAAGCCGAAAAGAAGAACGCGAGCTACAATTGCGCGCGAGAAAGGTTTGGAGCCCTTGGCGAATAAAATTTTTGAAGAGGAAGTCATTGACTTGAAGAGTTTGGCTTCTGATTTTATCGATTCCGAAAAAGGTGTTGAATCGATTGATGAAGCTTTGTCTGGAGCTCGCGATATTATTGCAGAGTGGATAAATGAAGATCAAGAGACTAGGTCTCAAGTTAGAGAGATTTTTAATGAATCCGGACATTTTAAAGCTCGAGTAATCCCTGGCAAGGAAGAAGAGGGGCAGAAGTATAAGGATTATTTTGAATGGGATGAACCTATAAATACTGCGCCATCGCACCGTGTTTTAGCTTTGAGAAGAGCGGAGAAGGAAATGATTATTTTTCTTGACTCTAGTCCAGATGACGAGCTTGCAATTCATAGTTTGGAAAGTAAATATGTCAAAGCTCAGAACGAGGTTGAAGATCAAGTAGCTTTGGCTGTAAAAGATTCTTATAAGAGATTGTTGAAGCCTTCTATGGAGACAGAGGTTAGAATGACTTCAAAGAAAAAGGCTGATGAAGAAGCTATCAGAGTATTTGCTGAGAATTTGAAGCAATTATTGTTGGCTCCGCCATTGGGAGAAAGAAATGTATTGGCAATTGACCCTGGTTTTAGGACAGGTTGCAAGGTTGTAGTTTTGAATAGTCAAGGAAAGTTGCTTAAGAATACAACAGTATTTCCTACAGGGTCAGCTCACCAAAAGGTTGTCGCTGAGAATGAATTGAAGCAATTGTGCTCTCAATATGATGTGAACGCAGTAGCTATTGGAAACGGTACTGCTAGCAGAGAAACTGAGGCTTTTGTTAAGAGCTTAGGCTTGCCGAAGCATGTGTTAGTAGTGATGGTGAATGAAAGCGGCGCTTCAATATATTCAGCTTCAGATGTGGCAAGAGAAGAGTTTCCTGACTATGATGTGACGGTGAGAGGAGCGGTTTCGATTGGGAGAAGGTTGCAGGATCCGTTAGCAGAGTTAGTGAAGATTGATCCAAAATCTATTGGTGTTGGGCAGTATCAACATGATGTTGACCAAGGCATGTTGAAAGAAGGCTTGGATGATGTTGTTGTTAGTTGTGTGAATGGAGTAGGTGTTGAATTGAATTCAGCTTCTAAGGAGCTGTTGACATATGTATCAGGTTTAGGACCTCAGCTGGCGAAGAACATTGTTGCTTACAGGGATGAAAATGGTCCATTCGCTTCAAGAAAGGATTTGATGAAGGTTCCAAGACTTGGAGCTAAGGCTTATGAGCAAGCGGCTGGATTCTTAAGAATAAGAAATGCGAGAAATCCGCTTGACGCTAGCGCTGTGCACCCAGAGCGATATAGTTTGGTCGAAAAGATGGCGAAAGACAGGAATTGCTCAATTAAAGACCTAATGGGAGATGTCGGGGTTAGAAATCAAATTAGTCTAAAGGATTATGTTAATGGAGAGGTTGGGTTGCCAACACTTCAAGATATCATGGATGAGCTTTCAAAACCTGGAAGAGACCCAAGGGAGAAGTTCGAAGCATTTTCATTTGAAGAGGGAATCAATGAAATTGAGGATTTGAAAATAGGAATGAAACTTCCGGGTATAGTTACGAATATTACTAATTTCGGTTGTTTTGTGGATGTTGGAGTGCATCAAGATGGACTTGTTCATGTTAGTCATTTGGCTGATAAATTTGTAAGCAATCCTGCGGAGATTGTTTCAGTGCAGCAAAAAGTAACAGTGACAGTTACCGAAGTGGATGTGCCTCGAAGAAGGATAGCGTTGTCCATGAAATCAAATCCTTTTGGAGAAGACAGGAAAGCAAAAGCGAATAAGCCTAAAAAGAAAACTACGAATAGAGATAATAGAAGAGAGGAGGATGCTGGAGGGGATCTGCAACAAAAGTTGTCTCAGTTGAAAGGAAAATTTAAAATGTAG
- a CDS encoding TlpA disulfide reductase family protein encodes MKISKTQRTIIELLAIGAIILTLKLTGKLPEVIGFAQNLVLKTGLVRPSTKIDDNEKGLADLNFKLIDMEGNIHNASDFSGKTLFINFWATWCPPCIAEMPEIQSLYNGIDKNKVAFIMISMDENEEKLRKFIAKKNYTMPVYRLASPITSTFEFQSIPTTFIISPSDKIISKEVGIRSYNTKSFKEFLEDN; translated from the coding sequence ATGAAAATCAGCAAAACACAGCGAACAATCATCGAATTACTCGCCATTGGAGCCATTATATTAACACTCAAACTAACTGGAAAGCTTCCTGAAGTCATTGGATTCGCTCAAAATCTTGTGCTTAAGACAGGTTTGGTCAGGCCATCGACCAAAATCGATGACAATGAAAAGGGATTAGCCGATTTGAACTTCAAATTAATTGATATGGAAGGCAACATTCATAACGCGTCGGATTTTTCAGGCAAAACGCTTTTTATCAATTTTTGGGCTACTTGGTGTCCTCCATGCATCGCGGAAATGCCGGAAATTCAATCACTTTATAATGGAATTGACAAGAACAAAGTTGCATTCATTATGATTTCGATGGATGAAAACGAAGAAAAGCTAAGAAAATTTATCGCTAAAAAAAATTACACAATGCCCGTTTACAGATTGGCAAGTCCTATAACTTCAACATTTGAGTTTCAATCCATACCAACCACCTTCATCATTTCACCTAGCGATAAAATTATTTCGAAAGAAGTTGGCATCAGAAGTTACAACACAAAAAGCTTCAAAGAATTTCTTGAAGACAATTAA
- the accC gene encoding acetyl-CoA carboxylase biotin carboxylase subunit: MFKKILIANRGEIALRVIRTCREMGIKTVAVYSTADKDSLHVRFADEAVCIGPAPSNQSYLDIPRIISAAEITAADAIHPGYGFLAENAEFSRVCEENEIKFIGASPEMINKMGDKATAKATMKAAGVPTIPGSEGLLESVEEGIRLSNIMKYPVILKATAGGGGRGMRLVTSDDEFQKAWDEAKRESGAAFGNDGLYLEKFIEEPRHVEIQVLADSNGKAIHLSERDCSIQRRHQKLVEETPSPAVDQDLRDRMGAAAVLAAEAIKYEGAGTIEFLLDKNGDFYFMEMNTRIQVEHPITEQVTDIDLIKDQIKCAAGIPLKEGNQMPKRFSMECRINAEDATNGFRPSPGKITTLHFPNGRGVRVDSHIYAGYTIPPNYDSMIAKLIVTARTRERAIIRMRRALQEFVVEGIKTTIPFHLMLMDNEQFQSGDFTTKFLDDFDFSIVERYED; encoded by the coding sequence GTGTTCAAGAAAATACTAATTGCCAATAGAGGTGAAATCGCTCTTAGAGTGATCAGAACGTGTAGAGAAATGGGCATTAAAACGGTTGCTGTTTACTCTACTGCCGACAAAGACAGTCTTCACGTAAGATTTGCGGATGAGGCTGTTTGCATCGGGCCAGCCCCAAGCAACCAATCATATTTGGATATCCCAAGAATCATCTCAGCAGCTGAAATCACTGCGGCGGATGCCATCCACCCGGGTTACGGATTCTTAGCTGAAAACGCTGAATTTTCTAGAGTTTGCGAAGAAAATGAAATCAAGTTCATTGGCGCATCTCCGGAAATGATCAACAAAATGGGAGACAAGGCAACAGCCAAAGCAACCATGAAAGCTGCTGGAGTGCCTACAATACCTGGTTCAGAAGGACTTCTTGAGTCTGTGGAAGAAGGTATTAGACTTTCCAACATAATGAAATACCCTGTCATCCTTAAAGCAACTGCTGGTGGCGGTGGCCGTGGTATGAGACTAGTAACTAGCGATGACGAATTCCAGAAGGCTTGGGACGAAGCGAAAAGAGAGTCTGGAGCTGCTTTTGGAAACGATGGGCTTTATCTTGAAAAATTCATCGAAGAGCCTCGTCACGTTGAGATTCAAGTTTTAGCAGATTCTAACGGGAAAGCCATCCACTTGTCAGAAAGAGATTGCTCTATCCAAAGAAGACACCAAAAACTAGTAGAAGAAACTCCTTCTCCAGCTGTTGATCAAGATTTGAGAGACAGAATGGGAGCCGCGGCGGTTTTAGCTGCTGAAGCAATCAAATACGAAGGCGCAGGTACAATAGAATTCCTATTGGACAAGAATGGCGACTTCTATTTCATGGAAATGAATACGAGAATTCAGGTAGAGCACCCGATTACAGAACAAGTTACTGATATCGACTTGATCAAAGATCAAATCAAGTGCGCGGCAGGAATTCCTCTAAAAGAAGGCAATCAAATGCCTAAAAGATTTTCAATGGAATGTAGAATCAACGCTGAGGACGCTACAAACGGCTTCAGACCTTCTCCAGGTAAGATCACTACATTGCATTTCCCTAATGGAAGAGGCGTGAGAGTTGACAGCCACATATACGCAGGCTATACAATTCCTCCTAATTACGACTCTATGATCGCAAAACTTATCGTAACAGCTCGTACTAGAGAAAGAGCTATCATCAGAATGAGAAGAGCGCTACAGGAGTTTGTTGTTGAAGGAATAAAAACAACTATACCTTTCCACTTAATGCTAATGGACAATGAGCAGTTCCAGTCAGGAGATTTCACAACGAAGTTCTTGGATGACTTTGACTTCAGCATTGTTGAGAGATACGAAGACTAA